The Mastomys coucha isolate ucsf_1 unplaced genomic scaffold, UCSF_Mcou_1 pScaffold13, whole genome shotgun sequence genome has a window encoding:
- the Pcdhac1 gene encoding protocadherin alpha-C1: MMVVWGMAVLCWWVSCGAAAGQLEYSVLEETEPGVTVGNIASDLKLSATALSLRNFRFLSNHREPYFGVDPGSGSLVVQEPADRERLCAAKAACILTYELMFEDPLELHKVRVHLLDTNDNSPLFPAGDVHLHIPEFLPPGARFTLPNAQDADEGSNGALSYSLSISQHFRLDMGSRVDGSKYPELVLEKALDREQRDTHLLVLTAQDGGLPARSGAARVTITVVDTNDNAPVFEHSVYSTKVPETAPNGTVLFHVQALDPDEGSNGEVWYSLSNSTPAELRHLFHVHPKSGEVQVAAASLGPPETLLEAFVEARDEGAFSLASTTKLLVEVTDVNDHAPQMDFLAFSSAVQEDAAPGTAIALLSVKDEDLGSNGKVTCSMSSKGPFQLKTSFDSYYRLLTDGPLDREQASEYQILITASDGGSPPLSTRRTLTVSVADVNDNTPCFPQPQQELFVAENNSPGVPLGRVFAQDPDLGENGLVLYELLDVISEGMPVSSSLVAVEPTSGVITAKTSFDFEQLRGFHFQVEGRDGGIPPRSATVTVNLFVKDGNDNAPDILFPLPRNGSIPVERVPRSARAGHLVTKVVAEDADSGSNAWLSYHISQASDSSLFRISVNTGELRTARLVFPTDAVKQSVAVVVQDHGEPPLSSSVILGVLLSNTAPQVIPDFEDTWEPKAPLSARNLYLVIALVCISFLFLGCLFFFVCIKLSQSPDCCSQNFCHSPENVRHERTMASSPWVTSATIDVTTVERLSQTYLFQASLGPGHGNNSLLLHGNYQAADLRNLAPGVGLNLPISCVQIRNRKGDHTNVNAMVSISYGV; this comes from the coding sequence ATGATGGTGGTCTGGGGGATGGCGGTTCTGTGTTGGTGGGTCTCTTGTGGTGCTGCAGCGGGACAGCTGGAGTACTCGGTGTTGGAGGAGACTGAACCCGGAGTTACTGTAGGCAATATCGCCTCGGACTTGAAGCTGTCAGCAACTGCTCTGTCCTTGCGGAACTTTCGTTTCCTTTCCAACCACAGAGAGCCCTACTTCGGGGTGGACCCGGGCAGCGGCAGCTTGGTGGTTCAAGAGCCAGCGGACCGCGAGCGGCTGTGCGCGGCCAAAGCTGCTTGCATCCTGACATATGAGCTAATGTTCGAGGACCCTCTGGAGCTGCACAAAGTGCGTGTTCACCTTCTAGACACCAACGACAATTCACCCCTCTTCCCTGCTGGAGATGTGCACTTGCACATCCCGGAGTTCCTTCCACCCGGAGCCCGGTTCACTCTTCCAAACGCCCAAGATGCTGATGAGGGAAGCAACGGGGCGCTAAGTTACAGCCTAAGCATTAGCCAGCACTTTCGCCTGGACATGGGGTCGCGTGTCGATGGTAGCAAATACCCAGAGTTGGTGCTGGAGAAAGCGCTGGATCGAGAGCAGCGGGACACCCACCTGCTGGTGCTCACTGCTCAGGATGGTGGCCTGCCTGCACGCTCTGGGGCCGCTCGAGTCACTATCACTGTGGTGGACACCAACGACAACGCACCTGTATTTGAGCACTCCGTATACAGTACCAAGGTTCCAGAGACTGCACCCAATGGCACTGTGCTATTCCACGTTCAAGCCTTGGATCCGGATGAAGGATCCAATGGAGAAGTCTGGTATTCCTTAAGCAATAGCACACCGGCAGAGCTGAGGCACCTCTTTCACGTACATCCTAAAAGTGGGGAGGTTCAGGTAGCTGCTGCTTCACTAGGCCCACCAGAAACGTTGTTGGAAGCATTTGTCGAAGCAAGAGATGAAGGTGCTTTTAGTCTGGCTAGCACTACTAAACTGCTTGTAGAGGTGACTGATGTGAACGATCATGCCCCGCAGATGGACTTCCTGGCCTTCTCCAGCGCAGTACAAGAGGATGCAGCTCCCGGCACAGCAATTGCTCTCCTTAGTGTAAAGGATGAGGACCTTGGTTCCAATGGTAAGGTTACTTGTAGCATGTCCAGCAAAGGCCCCTTCCAGTTGAAGACTTCCTTTGATAGCTACTACAGATTGCTGACTGATGGGCCTCTGGATCGGGAGCAAGCAAGTGAATACCAGATCTTAATCACTGCTTCAGATGGTGGCTCACCCCCACTAAGCACCCGAAGGACACTCACTGTGTCAGTTGCTGATGTGAATGATAACACACCATGTTTTCCTCAACCACAACAGGAACTTTTTGTGGCTGAAAACAATAGCCCTGGAGTTCCTTTAGGCCGTGTGTTCGCTCAGGACCCAGACCTGGGGGAGAATGGCCTTGTCTTGTATGAGCTGCTGGATGTCATTTCTGAAGGGATGCCAGTTTCCTCCAGCTTGGTGGCAGTGGAACCAACCAGCGGTGTTATCACTGCCAAAACTTCCTTTGACTTTGAGCAGCTCAGGGGGTTTCACTTCCAAGTGGAAGGCCGAGATGGTGGCATTCCTCCCAGAAGTGCAACAGTGACTGTGAACTTGTTTGTGAAAGACGGAAATGACAATGCACCAGACATCTTGTTTCCCTTGCCTAGAAATGGCTCTATCCCAGTGGAAAGAGTGCCCCGCTCTGCCCGAGCTGGACACCTGGTCACAAAAGTGGTAGCAGAGGATGCAGACAGTGGGTCCAATGCCTGGCTCTCCTACCACATTTCTCAGGCTTCTGACTCTAGTCTTTTCAGAATTTCAGTCAACACTGGAGAGCTGCGTACTGCACGTTTAGTTTTTCCCACTGATGCGGTTAAGCAGAGCGTGGCGGTAGTGGTTCAGGACCATGGAGAGCCACCGCTTTCCTCCTCTGTTATTCTGGGTGTGCTGTTGAGCAACACTGCTCCTCAGGTCATTCCAGACTTTGAAGATACCTGGGAGCCAAAAGCACCTCTTTCTGCCCGGAACTTGTACTTGGTAATAGCCCTAGtctgcatttcctttttatttcttggatgcttgtttttctttgtgtgcatCAAGTTGAGCCAGAGCCCAGATTGTTGCTCTCAGAACTTCTGTCATTCTCCAGAAAATGTGAGACATGAGAGGACGATGGCTTCTAGTCCTTGGGTGACATCAGCCACAATAGATGTCACCACAGTCGAGAGACTTTCTCAGACATATCTCTTTCAAGCCTCTCTGGGGCCTGGTCATGGTAATAACAGCTTGCTCTTGCATGGGAATTACCAGGCTGCTGATCTGAGAAATCTGGCCCCTGGTGTAGGACTGAATTTGCCAATATCCTGTGTTCAGATTCGGAATAGGAAAGGGGATCATACAAATGTGAATGCTATGGTAAGCATATCTTATGGGGTTTGA